One window from the genome of Hyperolius riggenbachi isolate aHypRig1 chromosome 6, aHypRig1.pri, whole genome shotgun sequence encodes:
- the LOC137522305 gene encoding uncharacterized protein F54H12.2-like, with translation MAFVHNCSTEYAKSELDIFQIPPTQTSIEKSLYVEIHPIAALADGTPLEFFISGSGEYYYDLNNTLLHITCRILKADNTLLQDGARVALVNYPIASLFSQLDVSLGDRLVSTSDNLYTYRAYIETLLNYNAQTLATQFTSGLFYKDTAGQFHNRALDGDNAGFIKRAQFTAHSRSVELVGPIYADIFNQPKLILNGLDLKIKLTRNKDIFCLMSTEADAFKVQIQNASLYIKRVQLSPAVRIGHSQALLTANAKYAIDRACLKVYSIPAGTRISNFDNLFLGNIPKIVILALVGNEEFSGSYQRNPLCFSHYNVNYACLYLDGQQIPAKPFQPNFDAEAAICEYMALVHITGKQKTDNALSFDRSEFLNGYTLLAFDTTPDQEVGSGHFSLVKTGNLRAELRFANPTPTTVNMIVYSLNDNVIEINHKREVLFDY, from the coding sequence ATGGCTTTTGTTCACAACTGCTCTACCGAGTATGCCAAATCCGAACTGGATATCTTTCAAATACCACCAACTCAAACAAGTATTGAAAAATCCCTTTATGTAGAAATACACCCTATTGCAGCGCTAGCTGACGGCACCCCCTTGGAGTTCTTTATATCGGGAAGCGGTGAATATTACTATGACTTAAATAACACGCTGCTTCACATCACCTGTCGGATACTTAAAGCGGATAACACACTCCTACAGGATGGCGCCCGTGTGGCTTTGGTTAATTACCCTATAGCCAGTCTTTTCAGTCAGCTAGATGTATCCCTCGGTGATAGATTAGTGTCTACAAGTGATAATCTGTATACCTACAGAGCCTATATAGAAACACTTCTAAACTATAACGCGCAGACTTTGGCAACGCAGTTTACATCCGGGTTATTCTATAAAGATACAGCTGGACAATTTCACAATCGAGCATTGGATGGTGACAATGCTGGTTTCATCAAAAGAGCGCAGTTTACAGCGCATTCCAGAAGCGTCGAGCTAGTTGGGCCAATTTACGCCGATATTTTTAATCAGCCAAAGCTGATCCTGAACGGGTTAGACCTGAAGATTAAACTCACCAGAAATAAAGACATTTTTTGCCTTATGAGCACTGAAGCTGATGCGTTTAAAGTGCAGATACAAAACGCATCGTTATATATTAAAAGGGTTCAACTCTCACCAGCTGTGAGGATCGGGCACAGTCAGGCGCTGTTAACCGCTAATGCAAAGTACGCCATTGACCGGGCGTGTCTCAAAGTATACAGTATACCGGCCGGGACACGAATTTCCAACTTTGACAATCTTTTTCTTGGCAATATTCCAAAAATCGTGATACTTGCACTGGTAGGAAATGAAGAATTTTCCGGAAGTTACCAAAGGAATCCGTTGTGTTTCAGTCATTACAATGTAAATTATGCCTGCCTGTATTTAGACGGGCAGCAGATACCTGCAAAACCCTTCCAACCTAATTTCGACGCAGAAGCCGCCATCTGCGAATACATGGCATTGGTGCACATTACAGGCAAGCAGAAGACGGATAACGCGCTCTCTTTTGACAGGTCTGAGTTCCTGAACGGGTACACCCTGTTAGCGTTTGATACAACTCCGGATCAAGAAGTTGGGTCGGGACACTTTTCACTAGTGAAAACCGGTAATCTGAGAGCCGAGCTGCGTTTTGCCAACCCCACCCCAACAACCGTGAATATGATTGTGTACTCTTTAAATGACAACGTCATTGAAATTAATCATAAAAGAGAGGTGCTATTTGATTATTAA